Genomic segment of Salvelinus sp. IW2-2015 unplaced genomic scaffold, ASM291031v2 Un_scaffold1251, whole genome shotgun sequence:
GCGATCTGACAATCATCTGGTTCCTTCTGGTGGAAGCTGTTGTCGTAGCTGTTTGTGTTAAAGAACGACACTGTTGAAACGGATCTCACTGGATTCCCCTTCACTCTGGCACTCACAACACAACTCCCTCCCTCGctcactctctgtctcgctcgctcgctcgcccTCTGTCTCGCCCTCTGGCTCTCCCTCTGGCACTCCCTCTggctcactctctgtctgtctggctcgctcgctctctggctcgctctgtctgtctgtccggctCGCTCTGTCTGTCCGGCTCGCTCTGTCTGCCtggctcgctctgtctgtctggctcgctcgctctctggctcgctctgtctgtctgtcggctcGCTCTTTCTGTCCGGCTCGTCTCGTGGGTCTGTCTTGTcggctcgctctgtctgtctgcgctcgctctgtctgtcctgtctggctgtctgcttctgtctgtctggctcgctctgtctgtctggctcgctctgtctgtctggctcgctctgtctgtctggctcgctcgctcctgtcctctctggctcgctctctggctgtctctctggctgtctctctggctgtctctctggctcgctctctggctcgctctctggctcgctctctgtcttctggctggctctctggctcgctctctgtcgctctctctgtctcgctctctgtctctctggttcgctctctgtctctctggttcgctctctgtctctctggttcgctctctgtctctctggctcgctctctgtctttctggctcgctctctgttctctggttcgctctctgtctctctggttcgctctctgtctctctgtcgcgcctctctgtctctctgtcccgctctctgtctctctggttcgctcgttctctgtctctctggttcgctcgctctctgtctctctggttcgctcgctctctgtctctctggttcgctcgctctctgtctctctggttcgctgtctctgtcctctctggttcgctcgctctctgtctctctggttcgctcgctctctgtctctctggttcgctcgctcgtctgtctctgtttcgctctctgtctctctggttcgctctctctctctgtctctctggttcgctctctctctctctgtctctctggttcgctctctctctctctgtctctctggttcgctctctctctctgtctctctggttcgctctctctctctgtgtctctggttcgctcgctctctgtctctctggttcgctcgctctctgtctctctggttcgctcgctctgtctctggttcgtgctctctgtctctctgtctcgctctctgtctcgctctctgtctcgctctctggctcgctctctgtctcgctctctggctcgctctctggctcgctctctggctcgctctctggctcgctctctggctcgctctctggttcgctcgtctctgtctctctggttcgctcgctctctttctggctctctggctcgctttctggctctctgtctggctctctgtctcgctctctgtctttctggctggctctctgtctctctgggtcgctctctggctcgctctctggctgtctctctgtctttctggctggctctctgtctcgctctctgtctcgctctctgtctcgctctctgtctcgctcttgtctcgctctctgtctctggttcgctctctcttttctgtctctctggttcgctctgtctctctgtctctctggtttgctctctctctgtctctctggttcgctctctctctgtctctctggttcgctttctctctgtctcgctctctgtctctctggctcgctctctgttttttctgctgtctctctgtctctgggtcgctctctgtctctctggctcgctctctgtctcgctctctgtctcgctctctgtctcgctctctgtctcgcttctgtctcgctctctgtctcgctctctggctcgctctctggctcgctctctggctcgctctctggcgctctctggctctctggctcgctctctgtctctctggttcgctcgctctctgtctcgctctctgtctcgctctctgtctcgctctctgtctcgctctctgtctcgctctctggctctctgtctcgctctctggctctctggctcgctctctggttcgctcgctctctgtctctctggttcgctcgctctctgtctctctggttcgctcgctctctgtctctctggttcgctcGCTCTCTGTTCTTCTggttcgctcgctctctgtctctctggttcgctctctctctgtctctctggttcgctctctctctgtctctctggttgctctctctctgtctctctggttcgctctctctctgtctctctggctcgctctctgtctctctggctcgctcgtctctgtctcgctctctgtctcgctctctgtctcgctctctggctcgctcgttctgtctcgctctctgtctcgctctctgtctcgcgctCTTGTCTCGCGCTCTGTCTCTGCGCTCTGTCTGCGCTCTGTCTCGGCTCTGTCTCGCGCTCTGTCTCGCGCTCTGTCTCGCGCTCTGTCTCGCGCTCTGTtgcgctctgtctcgctctctgtcgctctggttcgctcgctctctgtctctctggttcgctcgctctctgtctctctggttcgctcgctctctgtctcgctctctggtcGTCGctctcctgtctcgctctctgtctcgctctgtctcgctctctggctgctctctggctgctctctgtctcgctctgtctctctggctcgctctctgtctctctggttcgctgctctctgtctctctggttcgctctcctctgtctcgctctctgactctctctctgtctctatgtctcgctctctgtctctccctgtctctctggctcgctggctcgctctctgtctctgggtcGCTTCTGGCTAGctggctcgctctctgtctctctgggtcgctctctgtctcgttctctctctgtctcgttcttctctctgtctcgttctctctctgtctcgtctctctctgtctcgttctctctctgtctcgttctctgctctcgtctcgttctctctctgtctcgctctctgtctctctgtctcgctctctgtctctctggttcgctgtctctctgtctcgctctctgtctctctgtctcgctttctgtctctctggctcgctttctgtctctctggctcgctctctgtctcgctctctgtctcgctctctgtctcgctctctgtctcgtctctgtctcgctctctgtctcgctctctgtctcgctctctgtctcgctctctgtctcgctctctgtctctctggttcgctcgctctctgtctctctggttcgctctctctctctgtctctctggttcgctctctctctctgtctcttctggttcgtcgctctctgtctctctggttcgctctctctctggttcgctttctc
This window contains:
- the LOC139024251 gene encoding U1 small nuclear ribonucleoprotein 70 kDa-like → RERDESRERDRERTRQRETRQRENETERRTRQRENETESDPERQRASQLARSDPETESEPETETSEPESEPESEPESE